Proteins co-encoded in one Zygotorulaspora mrakii chromosome 5, complete sequence genomic window:
- the HER2 gene encoding glutamyl-tRNA(Gln) amidotransferase subunit HER2 (similar to Saccharomyces cerevisiae YMR293C; ancestral locus Anc_5.33), translated as MSLRSAITRIRSIPELQKKYNIFITLDRDAEQKLQDKEQKDQLLSYLVAGIKDNIVTKDMRTTCGSEILNDYVSPYDATCIKMLRDSGSIIIGKTNMDEFGMGSGGLHSYFKPVINPLFDDQKKVAGGSSSGSAAAVAAGAVDFALGTDTGGSVRLPAAYTSILGFKPSYGRISRHGVIAYAQSLDCVGILAKEYYILKKVFSVLDKHDDKDPTSLSKELREKASQRTKKNKTFRIGIPQEFIQNSIPSEMRTTYLNFVEKLMSKGHEVFPVTIPSAKDSLPIYYTLTPAEAASNLSRYDGIRYGERDEKRDIQDGTLFAPTRSKFGTEVQNRIILGNYNLCSAAFKDHYVKAQKLRVKLINDFDAVFRLPNLLFGSKGNENGVDFILSLTATNYPPTIDSFHKADLVSPTNEYLNDVFTMPMSLAGLPTLSLPPLKNVPIGVQLTGQYADDISVIDFCSSLED; from the coding sequence ATGTCGTTACGATCTGCTATCACTCGAATTAGGTCAATTCCGGAGCTCCAGAAGAAGTATAACATCTTCATTACCCTTGATAGAGATGCCGAGCAAAAACTGCAGGACAAAGAGCAAAAGGATCAGCTACTTTCGTACCTTGTAGCAGGAATTAAGGATAACATTGTGACGAAGGACATGCGAACGACTTGTGGatcagaaattttgaatgattaCGTTTCGCCTTACGATGCAACATGTATCAAGATGCTCCGCGATAGTGGTAGCATTATTATTGGCAAGACAAACATGGATGAATTTGGGATGGGATCTGGAGGCTTAcattcatatttcaaacCAGTTATTAACCCTTTGTTTGATGATCAGAAAAAAGTAGCTGGTGGTTCCTCATCGGGATCGGCAGCAGCAGTTGCTGCAGGTGCTGTTGATTTTGCTTTAGGAACCGATACTGGTGGTTCGGTGAGACTTCCGGCGGCTTATACTTCAATATTGGGTTTCAAACCCTCATATGGAAGAATCTCAAGGCATGGTGTCATTGCCTATGCACAATCACTGGATTGTGTAGGGATTCTTGCAAAAGAGTATTATATTCTTAAAAAAGTGTTCTCTGTTCTAGATAAGCACGATGATAAGGATCCCACTTCATTGAGCAAGGAATTGAGAGAGAAGGCCAGTCAAAGAACTAAGAAAAATAAGACATTTAGAATAGGTATTCCGCAAGagtttattcaaaattcaatcCCATCAGAAATGCGTACTACATACTTGAATTTTGTGGAAAAGCTCATGTCCAAGGGCCATGAAGTGTTTCCTGTTACTATACCATCTGCAAAAGATTCTCTTCCGATATATTATACACTAACACCAGCGGAGGCTGCATCAAACCTGTCACGCTATGATGGCATTAGATATGGTGAGCGAGATGAGAAGCGAGATATACAAGACGGCACCTTATTCGCCCCTACGAgatcaaaatttggcaCCGAAGTTCAGAATAGAATAATATTAGGGAACTACAACCTATGTTCTGCAGCATTCAAGGATCATTATGTTAAAGCGCAAAAATTAAGAGTGAAACTGATAAACGATTTTGACGCCGTTTTCCGACTCCCAAACCTACTGTTTGGCTCAAAAGGGAATGAAAATGGAGtggattttattttatctTTGACCGCGACCAATTATCCGCCTACCATAGATTCTTTTCACAAAGCCGATTTAGTATCACCAACCAATGAATACCTTAACGATGTTTTCACAATGCCAATGTCATTGGCGGGCCTCCCCACCTTATCACTGCCACCACTAAAAAATGTGCCGATAGGTGTTCAACTGACAGGGCAGTATGCTGATGATATTTCAGTTATTGATTTCTGCTCTTCCCTGGAAGATTAA
- the HUA1 gene encoding Hua1p (similar to Saccharomyces cerevisiae HUA1 (YGR268C); ancestral locus Anc_5.36), giving the protein MVSCRSHFEGASQREVKSYLKGQDQEGANYTGLQRSYIFTPIMTKVYEPDIPDDSVLPSYEDVVREDANRVRQDTHGPPPTPRRDRLEQRPPAPNPRPSHSHPRPRPSSKPSSQSMHSPASLPPSPQRPPLPWTYPRGFICPKCNNTGYKRKNGRSCKSCWRRFAPVNNVNSVPSSGGSMFLDPFFPMPSGPRYGYGMPPPPQMSGSNPPLIVRPGDPRLGGVLCGECRGSGRVSFLLDEDLCPLCRGVGRILT; this is encoded by the coding sequence ATGGTATCTTGCAGATCGCATTTTGAAGGGGCTTCGCAGCGCGAGGTGAAATCATATTTAAAAGGGCAGGACCAAGAAGGCGCAAACTACACCGGTCTCCAGAGAAGCTACATATTTACGCCCATAATGACAAAAGTTTACGAACCAGATATCCCAGACGACAGCGTGCTGCCCTCGTATGAGGACGTTGTGAGGGAGGACGCCAATAGAGTGCGGCAAGACACACACGGTCCTCCACCAACGCCCCGCCGGGACCGCCTGGAGCAGAGACCACCGGCGCCTAATCCCAGACCATCGCATTCACACCCAAGGCCAAGACCATCGAGCAAACCAAGCTCGCAGTCGATGCACTCGCCGGCGTCGCTGCCGCCTTCGCCACAGCGACCCCCGTTGCCCTGGACGTATCCCAGAGGCTTTATTTGTCCGAAGTGCAACAATACAGGCTACAAACGGAAGAATGGGCGCTCGTGCAAATCGTGTTGGAGGCGATTCGCACCGGTGAATAATGTCAATTCGGTGCCCAGCAGTGGAGGCTCGATGTTCCTGgatccattttttcctaTGCCTAGCGGTCCCCGTTACGGTTACGGGATGCCACCACCTCCGCAAATGAGCGGCAGCAACCCGCCGCTCATCGTCAGACCTGGTGATCCGAGACTTGGAGGCGTACTTTGCGGTGAGTGCAGAGGTTCAGGGCGTGTCAGTTTCCTGCTCGACGAAGATCTGTGTCCACTATGTCGTGGAGTAGGCAGAATTCTTACTTAG
- the GOT1 gene encoding Got1p (similar to Saccharomyces cerevisiae GOT1 (YMR292W); ancestral locus Anc_5.35), which translates to MWLSESQKFGVAFTFGGFLFFVFGIFTFFDRALLALGNVLFLVGVLLIIGTQKTYVFFTRPTKRRGSIFLACGVLLILLKWTFVGFLIESLGIVGLFGDFFGVIVQFLRSMPLIGPVLSHPVIAPVVDKIAGIRVLPV; encoded by the exons ATGTGGCTGTCTGAATCTCAAA AATTCGGTGTCGCATTCACCTTCGGCGGGTTTCTGTTCTTTGTGTTTGGAATCTTCACATTTTTCGACCGTGCGCTATTGGCACTGGGCAATGTGCTCTTCCTGGTCGGCGTGCTGCTCATCATAGGCACCCAGAAGACCTACGTTTTCTTCACAAGGCCGACCAAGAGACGCGGGTCAATTTTCCTGGCCTGCGGCGTGCTGCTGATCCTGCTCAAATGGACCTTTGTCGGGTTCCTCATAGAATCGCTCGGCATCGTAGGCCTGTTCGGCGATTTTTTCGGAGTTATCGTGCAGTTTCTGCGGTCGATGCCACTCATAGGGCCCGTTCTTTCCCATCCGGTTATAGCCCCCGTTGTAGACAAAATCGCAGGTATACGCGTGCTGCCAGTCTAG
- the YTA7 gene encoding chromatin segregase YTA7 (similar to Saccharomyces cerevisiae YTA7 (YGR270W); ancestral locus Anc_5.34), giving the protein MSRNLRGRHDADDLEGIEDNNGIIHTTTRSLRKINYAEIEAGFDYLENDEETFSTENSKELNKAGNGDGKVIDQGNTEYRGGDDDDDDDDEDIVVRRKYNGKDGVGVTEKRSRGARRSRAVDADEDDESFHEDEDVDVEADDDDLDIDEEGKDDDYFVRNDRKRRQRLADKTFVVPDPDNEDEEDDDAEDDDGEDDDGYPVYNRRTKRSTSRNGYRTTRLRNRVSTPSPPPRNLRKRTRSSHMDEDLQDTDVDRKNSEALSLEDEIRELQEDSPIHEKRSLRERTKPVNYTLPPPLTEANAEDLSVREHSKSFANPSPRRGRGGWGTSQNTGPVRRLFPTGGPFGGNDVTTVFGKNTNFYGQASNTDNINNNKLIIDSDSSDDEILPMGAVPKQKQPKTKKKKPEIADLDPLGVDMNVKFSEVGGLDNYIDQLKEMVALPLMYPELYQNFDITPPRGVLFHGPPGTGKTLMARALAASCSSEGRKITFFMRKGADVLSKWVGEAERQLRLLFEEAKKQQPSVIFFDEIDGLAPVRSSKQEQIHASIVSTLLALMDGMDNRGQVIVIGATNRPDAVDPALRRPGRFDREFYFPLPDSKARAQILKIHTKKWKPPLSENFISNLASLTKGHGGADLRALCTEAALISIQRKYPQIYRSNDKLQVDPSKVSVNSGDFMIALKRIVPSSARSVGSTASPLPESVKPLLEDQFEKAKQKLELLIPKENDIFDKESSLIQHFIDYDSFNDDNINTETEVDNSMSGFAKYEIINKISDARIFQPRLLITGQRGNGQQYLGGAMLNFFERYNVQKLDLASLVSDSTRTVESAVVQGFLEARKRQPSVIFIPSIETWPKVIPESAILTLSTLMRSLKSSEKVFILGIGEADWEEELRYGPLSNLFFSKNIFHIDCPSSSQRVKYFSSLINLLRMKPTSFETRRKRTKPLEHLPLAETTIRNSEQGNDGTLLSPIEATKKNLRSFQHQDMKLKNVLKIKLSGLMDLFKNRYKRFRKPPIDDSFLIHLFEPSTDPNWQPAYVKDNDMILEVATGRRFFNMDLDLIEERLWNGYYSEPKQYLKDIELIYRDANTTGDRERIIKASEMFANAQMGIEEISTPEFMQECKATRRRDLERQELFLLHEQARLSEEQKRLKNTTTSTGEVCDEVGVASGNQLQVQGTESTSANVELPNESSGMAVNDGQLECQLIETQVDAVEDVLEEKGAAVPDNFPNGSTNEVIDSHGNGLNGPHNSTETSVMGDAFTEETRTDDPEFGQNNVASENIATTNNDESIESVEELKNAENKKNAENKENSGAKVSKSKNEELEPEVVVDVDEDSLSLIIQTLERKTHNCTVAVLEEIYSELSEIAWEDRFLWAKADTINKISNRIEKI; this is encoded by the coding sequence ATGTCGCGTAATTTGAGAGGACGTCATGACGCAGATGATCTGGAGGGGATCGAGGATAACAATGGGATAATTCATACGACAACGAGGTCGTTGAGGAAGATAAACTACGCCGAAATTGAGGCGGGATTCGATTATCTGGAAAATGATGAGGAGACCTTTTCCACGGAGAACTCCAAAGAGTTGAATAAAGCTGGCAATGGCGATGGCAAGGTCATTGACCAGGGTAATACGGAGTACCGTGGCggcgatgatgatgacgatgacgatgatgaagatattgtGGTACGCAGGAAATATAACGGAAAAGACGGGGTTGGAGTGACCGAGAAGAGGAGTAGGGGTGCCAGGAGATCAAGAGCGGTCGATGCGGATGAAGACGACGAAAGTTTCCACGAGGACGAAGATGTGGATGTGGAAgcagatgatgatgatcttgacattgatgaagagggcAAAGATGACGATTATTTTGTCAGAAACGATAGGAAGCGCAGGCAGAGGCTGGCGGATAAAACCTTCGTGGTACCGGATCCCGATAATGAAGACGAGGAAGATGACGATGCagaagatgacgatggagaagatgacgatggGTACCCAGTTTATAACAGAAGGACGAAGCGGAGTACAAGCAGAAATGGTTATAGGACAACAAGATTGCGAAATAGAGTTTCAACTCCGTCACCCCCACCAAGAAACCTGAGAAAAAGAACACGGTCGTCACACATGGATGAGGATCTGCAAGATACTGATGTAGATCGAAAAAATAGTGAGGCGCTTTCtttagaagatgaaataaGAGAATTACAAGAAGACAGTCCTATTCATGAAAAGAGATCCTTGCGTGAACGTACAAAACCAGTTAACTATACATTACCACCACCGTTAACTGAGGCTAATGCTGAAGATTTATCGGTAAGGGAGCATTCGAAGTCTTTCGCCAATCCATCCCCACGTCGTGGTCGTGGGGGTTGGGGCACGAGCCAGAATACGGGTCCTGTGAGAAGACTTTTCCCTACCGGTGGGCCATTTGGTGGAAATGACGTTACGACAGTTTTTGGCAAAAACACAAATTTTTACGGCCAGGCTTCCAACACTGATAATATTAATAATAACAAACTTATAATAGATTCTGATTCTTCggatgatgaaattctACCTATGGGAGCTGTACCAAAACAAAAGCAACcgaaaacaaagaaaaagaaacccGAGATTGCTGATTTAGATCCACTTGGTGTGGACATGAATGTCAAGTTTAGTGAAGTTGGTGGTCTCGATAATTACATTGACCAATTAAAAGAAATGGTCGCTTTACCATTAATGTATCCAGAATtgtatcaaaattttgatattacGCCACCCAGAGGTGTTTTATTTCATGGTCCACCTGGCACAGGTAAGACGCTAATGGCACGCGCTTTAGCTGCAAGCTGCTCATctgaaggaagaaaaataacCTTCTTTATGAGAAAAGGTGCAGATGTTCTATCAAAATGGGTTGGTGAAGCTGAAAGACAATTACGTTTGTTATTCGAGGAGGCTAAGAAACAGCAACCATcagtgattttttttgacgAAATTGATGGGTTGGCACCTGTAAGAAGTTCCAAGCAGGAACAAATTCATGCCAGTATAGTGTCTACATTGTTGGCACTGATGGATGGTATGGATAACAGGGGACAAGTCATTGTGATTGGTGCTACAAATAGACCTGACGCTGTAGACCCCGCTTTGAGAAGACCGGGAAGATTTGATAGAGAATTTTATTTCCCACTACCAGATTCCAAAGCTCGTGCACAAATTTTAAAGATTCATACCAAGAAATGGAAACCACCACTATCTGAAAACTTTATCAGTAACTTGGCTTCCCTTACCAAAGGGCATGGTGGTGCGGATTTAAGGGCACTTTGTACCGAAGCAGCGTTAATAAGTATTCAAAGAAAGTACCCTCAAATTTATAGAAGCAATGACAAACTGCAAGTTGATCCATCAAAGGTGAGTGTCAATAGTGGCGACTTCATGATCGCAttaaaaagaattgttCCCTCTTCTGCTCGATCTGTCGGTAGCACTGCAAGTCCTTTACCAGAATCCGTGAAGCCGCTGTTGGAagatcaatttgaaaaagcaaaacAGAAACTGGAACTCCTGATaccaaaagaaaatgacatttttgataaggaatcttctttgattcaGCACTTTATCGATTACGACAGCTTTAATGATGACAACATCAATACAGAGACAGAAGTAGATAACAGCATGTCAGGTTTTGCTAAGTACGAAATTATTAATAAGATATCTGATGCTCGGATATTTCAGCCAAGGTTACTGATAACTGGCCAAAGGGGAAATGGACAGCAATATCTAGGAGGTGCAATGCTAAACTTTTTTGAACGTTATAACGTTCAAAAGCTAGATCTAGCGTCGTTGGTATCAGATAGTACCAGAACTGTGGAGTCGGCTGTTGTGCAAGGATTTTTAGAGGCCCGTAAAAGACAGCCCTCTGTAATCTTTATCCCAAGCATTGAAACGTGGCCCAAAGTGATCCCAGAGTCAGCAATCCTCACTTTATCAACTTTAATGAGATCGTTGAAAAGCAGTGAAAAAGTATTTATTTTGGGTATTGGTGAAGCTGATTGGGAAGAAGAGCTTCGATATGGGCCTTTATCAAATctatttttctcaaaaaacATCTTTCATATCGATTGTCCTTCTTCCTCTCAGCGggtcaaatatttcagtTCATTAATTAACCTGTTGCGCATGAAACCAACAAGTTTCGAAACGAGGAGAAAAAGAACCAAGCCTTTAGAACATTTGCCATTGGCAGAAACCACCATCCGAAACTCCGAACAAGGCAATGATGGTACATTATTATCTCCAATAGAAGCTactaaaaaaaatttgagatcttttcaacatcaagatatgaaactgaaaaatgttttgaagATCAAGCTGTCTGGCCTTATGGATTTGTTTAAAAATAGATATAAGAGGTTCAGGAAACCCCCTATCGATGACTCTTTTTTAATTCACCTTTTTGAGCCTTCTACGGATCCAAATTGGCAGCCTGCTTATGTGAAAGATAATGATATGATTCTCGAGGTGGCGACTGGTCGCCGCTTTTTCAATATGGATCTCGATCTAATTGAAGAACGTCTGTGGAATGGATATTATTCCGAACCTAAACAGTATCTGAAGGACATAGAGCTTATTTATCGTGATGCTAACACTACTGGTGATCGCGAAAGAATTATTAAAGCTTCCGAAATGTTTGCAAATGCTCAGATGGGTATCGAAGAGATATCGACCCCAGAGTTCATGCAAGAATGCAAAGCTACACGCAGAAGAGACCTTGAGCGTCAAGagctttttttgcttcatGAGCAGGCTAGGCTATCTGAGGAGCAAAAACGCCTAAAGAACACTACTACCTCCACAGGTGAAGTTTGTGACGAGGTAGGCGTAGCCTCTGGTAATCAATTGCAAGTTCAAGGAACAGAGAGCACCTCAGCTAATGTGGAACTCCCAAACGAATCATCAGGTATGGCTGTGAACGACGGTCAACTTGAATGTCAACTGATAGAAACACAGGTCGATGCTGTGGAAGATGTCTTAGAAGAGAAAGGCGCTGCTGTGCCAGACAATTTTCCAAATGGCAGTACCAATGAAGTGATCGATTCTCATGGCAATGGCCTGAACGGACCACATAATTCGACCGAAACATCTGTTATGGGAGATGCTTTTACGGAGGAGACGCGCACAGATGATCCGGAATTTGGGCAGAATAATGTAGCATCCGAGAACATTGCTACAACaaacaatgatgaaagtattgaaagtgttgaagaattgaaaaatgctgagaacaagaaaaatgctGAGAACAAGGAAAATTCTGGGGCTAAAGTTTCAAAGTCCAAAAACGAGGAGTTAGAGCCAGAAGTAGTTGTTGACGTCGATGAAGACTCATTATCACTTATTATCCAGACACTCGAGCGGAAAACTCATAACTGCACTGTCGCAGTTCTGGAGGAGATATATTCTGAGCTATCTGAAATTGCTTGGGAAGATAGATTTCTGTGGGCAAAGGCGGATACTATTAATAAGATTTCAAACAGGATCGAGAAGATATAA
- the TDA1 gene encoding protein kinase TDA1 (similar to Saccharomyces cerevisiae YMR291W; ancestral locus Anc_5.38), with amino-acid sequence MISVGGPNLGSSVIGAFGTQAGHASGSAPAAGEYLPWPNLDREHATAKCKYVTRRHMLGDGHFSVVKECMNVHTRDLFAMKLVHKNMVKGKLQLIQREVKLLRVITDKVRSLEKRNYSSLDVFEGHHHVLQLFDFFETSESIALITQLCDKGDLYEKIINEKTLDLQLQVKPYCACLLSVLEFLHSNNIVHRDLKAENVLFRLRVNNNEPNEHHGNFKYDDRSHDLILADFGLAAQVDVKSNTNALKEYVGTISYIAPEIVLCRGIGDMSREKMDRIPKYGCPVDVWALGVLTYFMACGYTPFDCETDEETLECISKVDYYIDEEMQADPKMADFWSFVQSCFIGDAEKRPKAEMLKHHPFVRDFFATSAPEEKRDIFPTMLRRTGSTSSLHSLKQPSRSSSSSTIALLSLKNSASPSLVYPANIAETPKRLDTRVNSRERNLQQVRETLRKTLSMTSLKNEGSHSSTIGSKLNSTFILEPKPPVNSLMNGCFSTTPESKSNFGTPGSLSRQSSENSILLSTDTSMTSHENLNEKLHSYQQSRKIDSYVGSKENRLNNRHDGARVDDNGDGDDDDDDDDDDDMGIVI; translated from the coding sequence ATGATATCGGTTGGTGGACCGAATTTGGGATCGTCTGTGATTGGAGCCTTTGGGACGCAGGCGGGACACGCCAGCGGCAGTGCACCTGCTGCCGGTGAGTACCTGCCATGGCCCAATCTAGACAGGGAACATGCTACGGCCAAATGTAAGTACGTGACAAGGAGACATATGTTGGGCGATGGTCATTTCAGCGTTGTAAAAGAGTGTATGAATGTGCACACAAGGGACCTATTTGCAATGAAGCTGGTCCATAAGAATATGGTCAAGGGCAAGCTACAGTTGATACAGCGCGAGGTCAAATTACTGAGAGTGATCACTGATAAGGTCAGATCACTTGAGAAAAGGAACTATTCGAGtcttgatgtttttgaagGCCATCACCACGTTCTGCAgctatttgatttttttgagacTTCGGAAAGCATTGCGCTGATCACGCAGCTCTGTGATAAGGGCGACCTATACGAAAAGATAATCAACGAAAAGACCTTGGATCTTCAATTGCAGGTAAAGCCGTACTGTGCTTGTTTGTTGAGTGTTTTGGAGTTTTTACACTCCAATAACATAGTCCATAGAGATTTGAAGGCGGAGAACGTTCTTTTTAGGTTAAGAGTTAATAACAACGAACCCAACGAGCATCATGGTAATTTCAAATACGATGACAGGTCGCACGACCTGATCTTGGCAGATTTTGGTTTAGCCGCTCAAGTTGACGTGAAGAGTAATACTAACGCTCTGAAAGAGTATGTTGGTACAATCTCGTACATTGCACCTGAGATTGTTCTTTGTAGGGGTATTGGCGATATGTCGCGTGAAAAGATGGATAGAATCCCAAAATATGGCTGTCCAGTGGACGTTTGGGCATTGGGAGTCCTGACATATTTCATGGCTTGCGGTTACACACCATTTGATTGTGAAACTGATGAGGAAACCTTAGAGTGCATTTCAAAAGTGGACTACTATATCGATGAAGAAATGCAAGCTGATCCCAAAATGGCAGATTTCTGGAGCTTTGTACAATCCTGCTTTATTGGTGATGCTGAGAAAAGGCCCAAAGCAGAGATGCTGAAGCATCATCCATTCGTAAGAGACTTTTTTGCAACTTCTGCACCGGAGGAGAAAAGAGATATTTTCCCAACAATGTTGCGTAGAACCGGGTCGACTTCATCATTGCACTCTTTGAAACAACCTTCCagatcatcatcttcaagcACTATCGCACTGTTatcactgaaaaattcagcTTCTCCTTCGCTAGTTTACCCCGCTAACATAGCAGAGACTCCCAAACGTCTTGACACGAGAGTGAATTCTCGCGAGAGAAATTTGCAGCAGGTTAGAGAAACTCTAAGGAAAACTTTGTCCATgacttctttgaaaaatgaaggcAGCCACTCCTCTACCATTGGCTCAAAACTCAACTCAACATTTATCCTAGAGCCTAAACCTCCAGTGAATTCTTTGATGAATGGTTGTTTTAGCACTACCCCTGAGTCTAAATCAAACTTTGGAACGCCTGGATCTCTTTCTAGGCAGAGTTCTGAGAATAGTATTTTACTCTCTACTGACACAAGCATGACTTCTCAcgaaaatttgaatgagaAGCTGCACAGCTATCAGCAAAGTAGAAAAATTGACAGTTATGTTGGTAGCAAAGAGAATCGCTTAAACAATCGTCACGACGGTGCCAGAGTAGATGATAATGGTGACGgcgacgacgacgacgacgacgacgacgatgacgatATGGGTATTGTAATATAG
- the FOL2 gene encoding GTP cyclohydrolase I (similar to Saccharomyces cerevisiae FOL2 (YGR267C); ancestral locus Anc_5.37) — MHSHNHNNFHHTVAQTHAHSANPLVGSLQRKSTPLNTRPASPYTLQPPVEADGFSWPSVGTRIRAEESSDEEEARIERISGAVRTLLEELGEDVEREGLLDTPKRYAKAMLYFTKGYQTNIMDDVINNAVFEEDHDEMVIVRDIEIYSLCEHHLVPFFGKVHIGYIPNKKVLGLSKLARLAEMYARRLQVQERLTKQIAMSLSDILKPLGVAVVIEATHMCMVSRGIQKTGSSTVTSCMLGCFRAHRTREEFLSLLGKRSL; from the coding sequence ATGCACAGTCATAATCACAACAACTTCCATCATACCGTTGCTCAAACACATGCCCATAGCGCTAATCCGCTTGTGGGCTCACTGCAAAGGAAAAGTACACCATTGAATACTAGACCAGCTTCACCCTATACGCTGCAGCCTCCCGTAGAGGCAGATGGATTTTCATGGCCAAGTGTCGGAACCAGAATCAGAGCAGAAGAGAGCAGCGATGAGGAGGAGGCTCGCATTGAACGTATTTCAGGTGCGGTACGGACGCTTTTGGAGGAGCTAGGCGAGGACGTCGAAAGAGAGGGATTGCTTGATACTCCGAAAAGGTATGCGAAGGCGATGCTGTATTTTACTAAGGGTTATCAAACTAATATTATGGATGATGTTATCAACAATGCAGTTTTTGAAGAGGATCATGACGAAATGGTCATCGTTCGTGACATTGAAATCTACTCGCTTTGTGAGCATCATCTTGTTCCCTTCTTCGGTAAAGTTCATATTGGATATATCCCGAATAAAAAAGTGCTAGGCTTGAGTAAATTAGCTCGTCTTGCTGAAATGTATGCAAGGAGGTTGCAGGTCCAGGAGAGGTTAACAAAACAGATCGCGATGTCTCTGAGTGACATACTAAAACCCCTGGGTGTTGCCGTTGTTATAGAAGCAACACATATGTGCATGGTGTCTAGAGGTATTCAAAAGACTGGCTCGTCTACCGTAACGTCATGTATGCTGGGTTGTTTCAGAGCTCATAGAACTCGAGAAGAATTTCTAAGCTTGTTGgggaaaagaagtttgTAA